In a single window of the Saccharothrix australiensis genome:
- a CDS encoding TlpA family protein disulfide reductase encodes MSRGLRWAAVVVVLAVAGVVALWPRTPDTAPGTAPDGASSTRTAPARDLAALREQAALRPCPQGEGGPPPLRGVAVTCLGDGGSLDMGSALPGRALVNFWATWCLPCQDELRVLDAYSREPGAVPVVTVLVQSKEADGLELLAKLGVRLPSAFSEPDAVRKAVGTPPRLPLSYVVGADGSLAEVVDPIVLTSVEQVREVVG; translated from the coding sequence GTGAGCCGGGGACTGCGGTGGGCGGCCGTCGTGGTGGTGCTGGCCGTCGCCGGGGTGGTGGCGCTCTGGCCGCGCACGCCGGACACCGCGCCAGGCACCGCGCCGGACGGCGCGTCGAGCACCCGGACGGCCCCGGCCAGGGACCTGGCGGCGCTGCGCGAGCAGGCGGCGCTGCGGCCGTGCCCGCAGGGCGAGGGCGGGCCGCCGCCCCTGCGCGGCGTGGCCGTGACGTGCCTGGGTGACGGTGGTTCGCTGGACATGGGCTCGGCGCTGCCGGGCCGGGCCCTGGTGAACTTCTGGGCCACCTGGTGCCTCCCCTGCCAGGACGAGCTGCGGGTGCTGGACGCCTACTCCCGGGAGCCGGGCGCGGTGCCGGTCGTGACGGTGCTGGTGCAGAGCAAGGAGGCGGACGGGCTGGAACTGCTGGCGAAGCTCGGTGTGCGCCTGCCGTCCGCGTTCAGCGAGCCGGACGCGGTGCGGAAGGCGGTGGGCACCCCGCCCCGCCTGCCGTTGAGCTACGTGGTGGGCGCGGACGGCTCGCTCGCGGAGGTCGTCGACCCCATCGTGCTGACCAGCGTGGAGCAGGTGCGCGAGGTGGTCGGGTGA
- a CDS encoding Crp/Fnr family transcriptional regulator — protein sequence MDETLARAGIFQGVEPAAAEALAQTLESVEFPRGHVIFAEGEPGDRLYIIQSGKVKIGRKSPDGRENLLGIFGPSDMFGELSIFDPGPRTSTATTVTEVRAVSMDRPALRQWITNRPEIAEQLLRALARRLRRTNSMLADLIFTDVPGRVAKALLQLAQRFGSQEAGLLRVTHDLTQEEIAQFVGASRETVNKALADFAHRGWLRLEGKSVLILDPERLARRAR from the coding sequence GTGGACGAGACCCTGGCCCGCGCGGGCATTTTCCAGGGGGTTGAACCGGCGGCAGCGGAGGCACTGGCGCAGACGCTGGAGTCCGTTGAATTCCCGCGTGGCCACGTGATCTTCGCGGAAGGCGAGCCGGGCGACCGGCTCTACATCATCCAGTCCGGCAAGGTGAAGATCGGCCGCAAGTCGCCGGACGGCCGCGAGAACCTGTTGGGGATCTTCGGGCCCTCCGACATGTTCGGCGAGCTGTCGATCTTCGACCCCGGTCCGCGCACGTCCACCGCGACCACGGTGACCGAGGTGCGCGCGGTGAGCATGGACCGCCCCGCGCTGCGGCAGTGGATCACCAACCGGCCGGAGATCGCGGAGCAGCTGCTCCGGGCGCTGGCGCGCAGGCTGCGCCGGACGAACTCCATGCTGGCCGACCTGATCTTCACCGACGTGCCCGGCCGCGTCGCGAAGGCGCTGCTGCAACTCGCGCAGCGGTTCGGCAGCCAGGAGGCCGGCCTGCTGCGGGTCACGCACGACCTGACGCAGGAGGAGATCGCCCAGTTCGTGGGCGCGTCGCGCGAGACGGTGAACAAGGCGCTGGCCGACTTCGCCCACCGCGGCTGGCTCCGCCTGGAGGGCAAGAGCGTGTTGATCCTGGACCCGGAACGCCTGGCCCGCCGAGCCAGGTAA
- a CDS encoding MFS transporter → MSQSARLSDYRAALTTPGMRGPVAASLLARLPIAMVGLSLLLYVQRETGSFAAAGVVSAASLIGVSVGSIIQGRLMDRLGPTRPLLGAVTLFAVFVALAVVCVEAGASMAVLVPVAFLVGLNEPMVGSASRALWARMLPPGSTRLAGFAYEAISMEVFFILGPGLSGLLVAAPWAGTGVVIAAGSMVVGALWFALNPTVRAVQPEQTHRDLLGALASPGMRTVALAALGFGVTIGFIEVAVPAAAERAGHVGLGGLLLSVWSVSSVLFGVLYAMKPFPKAMHLRLPVLLAGFAALSLLLAIPTTLIGLGAALLVVGTLITPQSTTHSAAIEQVAPAGTATEAFGWVVTAVTVGLALGQSVSGQLVEAHGTPTAFVAAAGAGLVIAALVYLFRGTVAAGAPRSPRQAEVELVSR, encoded by the coding sequence ATGTCCCAATCCGCCCGTCTCTCCGACTACCGCGCTGCCCTGACCACCCCCGGCATGCGCGGCCCCGTGGCCGCGTCGCTGCTCGCCCGGCTGCCCATCGCGATGGTCGGCCTTTCGCTGCTGCTCTACGTGCAGCGCGAGACGGGCTCGTTCGCGGCGGCCGGTGTGGTGTCGGCGGCGTCGCTGATCGGCGTTTCGGTGGGTTCGATCATCCAGGGCAGGCTGATGGACCGCCTCGGTCCGACGCGTCCGCTGCTCGGCGCGGTGACGCTGTTCGCCGTGTTCGTCGCGCTGGCCGTGGTCTGCGTCGAGGCGGGCGCGTCGATGGCGGTGCTGGTGCCGGTCGCGTTCCTGGTCGGCCTGAACGAACCGATGGTCGGCTCCGCGTCCCGCGCCCTGTGGGCGCGGATGCTGCCGCCCGGTTCGACCCGGCTCGCCGGGTTCGCCTACGAGGCGATCAGCATGGAGGTCTTCTTCATCCTCGGCCCCGGCCTGTCCGGCCTGCTGGTCGCCGCGCCCTGGGCGGGCACCGGCGTGGTGATCGCCGCGGGCTCGATGGTCGTCGGCGCGCTCTGGTTCGCCCTGAACCCGACGGTGCGGGCCGTGCAGCCCGAGCAGACCCACCGCGACCTGCTCGGCGCGCTCGCGTCGCCGGGGATGCGCACGGTGGCGCTGGCCGCGCTGGGCTTCGGCGTGACGATCGGCTTCATCGAGGTCGCCGTCCCGGCCGCCGCCGAGCGCGCCGGCCACGTCGGCCTGGGTGGCCTGCTGCTGAGCGTGTGGTCGGTCAGCTCGGTGCTGTTCGGCGTGCTCTACGCGATGAAGCCGTTCCCGAAGGCCATGCACCTGCGGCTGCCGGTGCTGCTGGCCGGGTTCGCGGCGCTGTCGCTGCTGCTGGCGATCCCGACGACGCTGATCGGCCTGGGCGCGGCGCTGCTCGTGGTGGGCACCCTGATCACGCCGCAGTCCACCACCCACTCGGCCGCGATCGAGCAGGTGGCGCCGGCGGGCACGGCGACCGAGGCGTTCGGCTGGGTCGTCACGGCGGTCACGGTCGGCCTGGCGCTGGGCCAGTCCGTCAGCGGCCAGCTCGTCGAGGCGCACGGCACGCCGACGGCGTTCGTCGCCGCCGCCGGCGCGGGTCTCGTGATCGCGGCGCTGGTGTACCTGTTCCGCGGCACCGTCGCGGCCGGCGCGCCGCGGTCGCCGCGGCAGGCCGAGGTGGAGTTGGTCTCGCGCTGA
- a CDS encoding NUDIX hydrolase, which yields MSGLVKATAEIDARAFTGVRPPRDGSGRPAAVLMLFGEGVDGPDVLLLRRSDTLGSHPGQVAFPGGAADPGDDGPVDTALREAFEETGVLRSGVRPVATLPELYVPVSGFLVTPVLAHWAEPSPVAPVDPAETAAVARVPIAHLADPANRFRVAHSSGYVGPAFAAPGMLVWGFTAGLLAGLLRLGGWERPWDATDVRDLELALRAT from the coding sequence ATGAGCGGGCTGGTCAAGGCGACCGCCGAGATCGACGCCCGCGCGTTCACCGGGGTGCGCCCGCCCCGGGACGGCTCCGGTCGGCCGGCGGCGGTGCTGATGCTGTTCGGCGAGGGCGTGGACGGGCCGGACGTGCTGCTGCTGAGGCGCTCGGACACCCTCGGGTCGCACCCCGGGCAGGTCGCGTTCCCCGGCGGGGCCGCCGACCCCGGCGACGACGGCCCGGTGGACACGGCGCTGCGCGAGGCGTTCGAGGAGACCGGCGTGCTGCGGTCCGGCGTCCGCCCGGTGGCGACCCTGCCCGAGCTGTACGTCCCGGTGTCCGGGTTCCTCGTCACGCCCGTGCTCGCGCACTGGGCGGAGCCGTCGCCGGTCGCGCCGGTCGACCCGGCGGAGACCGCCGCCGTGGCGCGGGTGCCGATCGCGCACCTCGCGGACCCGGCGAACCGGTTCCGGGTCGCCCACTCGTCGGGATACGTCGGCCCGGCGTTCGCCGCGCCTGGCATGTTGGTGTGGGGCTTCACCGCGGGCCTGCTCGCCGGGTTGCTCAGGCTGGGCGGCTGGGAACGCCCGTGGGATGCCACCGATGTGCGTGATCTTGAGCTAGCGTTGCGCGCTACGTGA
- the nth gene encoding endonuclease III — MAARGTVKKPETPLGRTRRARRMVRILQQGYPDAHCELDFRNPLELLVAVVLSAQTTDVRVNMVTPALFQRYRKAADYASADRAELEELIRSTGFYRNKAASLIGLGAALVERFGGEVPGRLEDLVTLPGVGRKTANVVLGDAFGVPGITVDTHFGRLVRRWGWTEEEDPVKVEHAVGALVERKDWTLLSHRTIFHGRRVCHARTPACGACLLAPQCPSYGIGQVDPAKAEKLVKGEEAPHLIALAERVRAGEKLA, encoded by the coding sequence ATGGCGGCTCGTGGCACGGTGAAGAAGCCGGAGACCCCGCTCGGCCGTACCCGGCGGGCGCGGCGGATGGTGCGCATCCTCCAGCAGGGGTACCCCGACGCGCACTGCGAACTGGACTTCAGGAACCCGTTGGAGCTGCTGGTCGCGGTCGTCCTGTCGGCCCAGACCACGGACGTCCGGGTCAACATGGTCACGCCGGCGCTGTTCCAGCGGTACCGCAAGGCCGCCGACTACGCGTCCGCCGACCGCGCCGAGCTGGAGGAGCTGATCCGCTCGACCGGCTTCTACCGGAACAAGGCCGCGTCGTTGATCGGGCTGGGCGCGGCGCTGGTCGAGCGGTTCGGCGGCGAGGTGCCGGGGCGGCTCGAAGACCTGGTCACGCTGCCCGGCGTCGGCCGGAAGACGGCGAACGTGGTGCTGGGCGACGCGTTCGGTGTGCCGGGCATCACGGTGGACACCCACTTCGGCCGCCTGGTGCGCCGCTGGGGCTGGACCGAGGAGGAGGACCCGGTCAAGGTCGAGCACGCGGTCGGCGCGCTGGTCGAGCGCAAGGACTGGACGCTCCTCTCGCACCGCACGATCTTCCACGGCAGGCGCGTCTGCCACGCCCGCACGCCTGCCTGCGGCGCGTGCCTGCTGGCGCCGCAGTGCCCGTCCTACGGCATCGGGCAGGTGGACCCCGCGAAGGCCGAGAAGCTGGTCAAGGGCGAGGAGGCGCCGCACCTGATCGCGCTGGCCGAGCGCGTCCGGGCGGGGGAGAAGCTGGCGTGA